From Pungitius pungitius chromosome 9, fPunPun2.1, whole genome shotgun sequence, one genomic window encodes:
- the sorbs2a gene encoding sorbin and SH3 domain-containing protein 2, whose translation MNTDSGGCSRKSSALSLTLSPMKRVQSSPNLGSGSDSHSSDLDSWRSRSATDGLKNGDASSSSLAAKGFRSVRPNLQDKKSPTQGPPSPDPTARHSPYRCRSSESLDCMSGLMPKALSPCPYVPSGAGAASRPDLPALSGASIGGRVPSSDSPVTSSALSHYSTSTAGLLDELQICSLDSPGASATPSPTLSLASAYTSTAGPDDALTAFAASTAAAATVTNGQVLSHAMNGSAPQRPLSPLSYPPPPTSLHPALQRHNRGSEGSESLTRESVVLGHTSVSGMVPIARFTEEEKRVSVIKAPHYEGIGPVDDSGIPIAIRTTVDRPKDWYKTMFKQIHKVHKADDDYSDTYNATYAVINSDDYSLSSNPTMAHPAPRTHTYRPLAKSPSDNGGRLGPREPPPSPVPPPPPPMPSLLQLRARDSDRERDSPDANEWGPPNRKVDTRKYRAEPKSIFEYEPGRSSILEHERPTYDDIDLENEPWYKFFSELEFGRPPPKKRLDYNPDISARQRIETSLHIAPADKAPERPASAASDYRKRRKSEPTSSQVNAPSQSRAATSPKPVDAYRPSSSLKKPVVHSSPSSPSRAKGGAACNMYSNSLTSPGPDQGPDLPPLPSDPVHCHEEASSSSKQSVCGKNSWQTKCQETETWSSADEVPPVPGKLKSRSCDDLLNEGHSGSGGRNATRSESAGSLVCDGNPPGAAGSVSARSLPRLHRRRAHDSPGFLQLYRKMHQIDRAHLIPSEVIRSVRARILELERQPHLHRHRLSPWTPSWGMEVPRDMVPSRISTYESLISKSKSMPNLGDSEVPSGATTPGGSSSRASSGGVATPSFPKRRFSIESLLEEDGNDGAAPHTMDQRHRPRSPPEGQPRVGPEPSRVRSFPAPPVPQGPRADHDYSDSEQDAVASDLSDFIQVEGSSFCSESDFDHCSLTSSESLYGSSNLHHHHLRHQHRHHHHHHHHPAHQSVGQSQGYQHRHLISSCKGRCPASYTRFTTMLRHERERARQQHQRPPLQSAQSQQSMSKLAFLVSPVPFRRKKGSPPTSRRSSGGADGGGRPKSKQAIYEALDAALRDIYEHIQAERGHRGSRAPDDSILRRILAELLPNVPERSSSLRGGRGCWQGGQSSASLYPDGSPTEYASQRGDTSTPRLQSPLGYGRHSDSSNNNEYGEEQGNGNGLCYSDQDVSRCYSTMDGRHTPQSRRPTTDREVSHKQMTQLILFSLLHQKQPARAIYDFKAQTAKELTFKKGDAVNIIRQIDNNWYEGEHRGRVGILPISYVERMPSSEKQQPIRPPPPAHVREIGEGVARYNFNADTNVELSLRKGERVVVIRQVDQNWYEGKIPDTTKQGIFPVSYIDIIKRTTAKSSSHHIDPHGYPGNRTPSSTPIKPFCHLPPPSATRDLPSRRPPLRRLDLRAITSEWLSLTLEPARSLTTTPVPPTPPPLPTGLASFLKAEEPEAPSPAQPKTESALTHQRIHTTPAGRLTLGHAPFSPLPPASPPLPPPPAVPHPSFASPLPDSLLQYNSVKAQPLHILQPEKLPLTMPEPLTSPTPAPLQDKSYPEVDKSSKVPDVKQQVKDPYDELLSMILDGSTSSDFPRLSPAARPTGEPQSRFKLKAEGSGVGLEVQFHRPVTVDTITRGGQAGSERPVEPQRPPSVKGRGYTELFIEEDDDAREDMGQEVKGLNGGLGPQADVSPSTLTRLPPSGLPPPSVTAPQPSLPPPPPSYPPFTPSLTPLSTSSFTPSFISTFIPISSLSSFIPSSSSCSQPEQQPPSPAPPTPPVSPRPPSRPRLMTSELSSVSAPSSPPPPLLRSPPPPPQLPVTRPPSLLCFSHLVASIPALSPPKPASPPLATPRSPPTAPRPGCRSPKVKQDPVVGGKPPRSPILSRRSYLSSVRGRRRLVQDALHGGGDPYQAVYNYLPRNEDELELKEGDVVDVMEKCDDGWFVGTSRHSKLFGTFPGNYVKQL comes from the exons GGCCCTCCCTCCCCTGACCCAACAGCGCGCCACTCCCCGTATCGCTGCCGCAGCTCAGAGTCGCTCGACTGCATGTCGGGCCTAATGCCCAAGGCTCTGTCGCCCTGCCCGTACGTTCCTAGCGGAGCTGGCGCAGCCAGCAGGCCGGACCTCCCCGCGCTGAGCGGTGCGAGCATCGGGGGCCGCGTGCCGTCCTCGGACTCCCCCGTGACGTCGTCAGCTCTGAGCCACTACTCGACGTCCACGGCGGGTCTGCTGGACGAGCTGCAGATCTGTAGCCTGGACTCACCCGGCGCCTCGGCCACGCCGTCGCCCACCCTCAGCCTCGCCTCCGCCTACACATCCACCGCTGGCCCCGACGATGCGCTAACAGCCTTTGCGGCCTCCACCGCTGCAGCAGCCACTGTCACTAAC GGCCAGGTCCTCTCTCACGCTATGAATGGAAGTGCTCCTCAGAggcccctctctcctctctcctatcctcctccccccacctccctccaccctGCGCTCCAGAGACACAACCGGGGTTCAG AGGGCAGCGAGTCCCTCACCAGAGAGTCCGTGGTGCTGGGCCACACCAGCGTCAGCGGCATGGTGCCCATCGCTCGCTtcactgaggaggagaagagggtgTCCGTCATCAAAGCCCCGCACTACGAAGGCATCGGCCCCGTGGACGACTCCGGCATCCCCATCGCCATCCGCACG aCGGTGGATAGGCCGAAGGATTGGTACAAAACTATGTTCAAGCAGATCCACAAGGTTCACAAAGCCG ATGACGACTATTCTGACACATACAACGCAACGTATGCGGTCATAAACAGCG ATGACTACAGCCTCTCATCCAACCCCACCATGGCCCACCCAGCCCCCCGCACACATACGTACAGGCCGCTGGCCAAGAGCCCCTCGGACAACGGAGGGCGTCTGGGCCCCCGTGAGCCTCCGCCGTCCCCTGTGCCTCCACCCCCTCCGCCCATGCCatccctcctccagctgagggcCAGAGACAGCGATCGCGAGCGAGACTCGCCCGACGC GAATGAATGGGGTCCCCCCAACAGGAAGGTGGACACTCGAAAGTACCGCGCCGAGCCCAAGAGTATTTTTGAGTATGAGCCTGGAAGGTCTTCCATTTTGGAGCATGAAAGACCA ACCTATGATGACATAGATTTAGAGAACGAGCCTTGGTATAAGTTCTTTTCCGAGCTGGAGTTTGGGCGGCCG CCTCCTAAAAAACGGCTGGATTATAATCCAGACATCTCCGCTCGTCAACGTATTGAG ACGTCCCTGCACATCGCTCCCGCTGACAAGGCTCCTGAGAGACCGGCGAG TGCTGCCAGCGActacaggaagaggaggaagtccGAGCCCACGAGTTCCCAAGTCAATGCTCCGTCTCAGAGCAGAGCGGCGACCTCCCCTAAACCAGTGGATGCCTACAGACCCAGCAGCAGCCTAAAGAAACCAGTGGTTCATTCCTCACCATCCTCGCCCTCCAGAGCCAAAG GTGGGGCCGCATGTAACATGTATTCAAACAGCTTGACCTCCCCAGGCCCTGACCAAGGCCCCGATCTCCCCCCTTTACCCTCCGACCCCGTCCATTGCCACGAGGaagccagctcctcctccaagCAGTCCGTCTGTGGTAAGAACAGCTGGCAGACGAAATGCCAGGAAACCGAGACGTGGAGCAGCGCGGACGAGGTACCGCCCGTCCCCGGCAAGCTCAAGTCCCGCAGCTGCGATGACTTGCTCAACGAAGGGCATTCCGGCTCAGGCGGGCGCAACGCCACCCGCTCAGAAAGTGCCGGGTCCCTCGTCTGCGATGGGAATCCCCCGGGCGCTGCCGGGTCCGTCTCCGCCCGCTCGCTGCCTCGCCTCCACCGCCGGCGCGCGCACGACTCACCGGGCTTCCTCCAGCTCTACCGCAAGATGCACCAGATCGACCGAGCCCATCTCATCCCGTCGGAGGTCATCCGCTCGGTCCGCGCCCGCATCCTGGAGCTGGAGCGCCAGCCTCACctgcaccgccaccgcctctcTCCTTGGACGCCCTCTTGGGGCATGGAGGTGCCGCGCGACATGGTGCCGAGCCGCATTTCCACCTACGAGAGTCTTATTTCAAAGTCCAAGTCCATGCCTAACCTGGGTGATAGTGAGGTGCCTTCCGGCGCCACCACCCCGGGCGGATCGTCATCTCGGGCCAGCAGCGGGGGCGTCGCCACGCCCAGTTTTCCCAAGCGGCGTTTTTCCATCGAGTCTTTATTGGAGGAAGACGGCAACGACGGAGCAGCACCTCACACCATGGACCAGCGGCATCGACCCCGCAGCCCGCCCGAGGGTCAGCCTCGAGTCGGGCCGGAGCCCAGCCGCGTGCGCTCCTTCCCCGCTCCTCCCGTCCCACAAGGCCCGCGAGCCGACCACGACTACTCCGACAGCGAGCAGGACGCCGTCGCGTCCGACCTCAGCGACTTCATCCAGGTGGAGGGCTCCTCGTTCTGCAGCGAGAGCGACTTTGACCACTGCTCACTGACCTCCTCCGAGAGCCTGTACGGCTCCTCCaaccttcaccaccaccacctgcgtCATCAgcaccgccaccaccaccaccaccaccaccaccctgctcACCAAAGTGTAGGCCAGAGCCAGGGCTACCAACACCGCCACCTCATCAGCTCGTGCAAAGGCCGCTGCCCGGCCTCTTATACCCGCTTCACCACCATGCTTCGCcacgagagagagcgagcgcgaCAGCAGCACCAGAGGCCCCCGCTCCAGAGCGCCCAGTCCCAGCAGTCCATGTCCAAGCTGGCCTTCCTGGTCAGCCCAGTGCCTTTCCGCAGGAAAAAGGGCTCCCCGCCCACCTCCAGAAGAAGCAGCGGCGGCGCAGATGGAGGAGGGCGACCCAAGTCCAAACAGGCCATTTACGAAGCGCTAGACGCGGCCCTGAGAGACATATACGAGCACATTCAAGCGGAGCGAGGCCACAGAGGAAGCAGGGCACCGGACGACAGCATCCTGAGGAGAATTCTCGCCGAACTGCTGCCAAACGTGCCTGAGCGAAGCTCCTCGTTGCGTGGCGGGAGAGGGTGTTGGCAGGGGGGTCAGTCCTCCGCATCTTTGTACCCAGACGGGAGCCCCACCGAATATGCCTCGCAGAGAGGGGACACCTCCACGCCGCGGCTGCAGTCGCCGCTCGGTTACGGACGCCACTCAGACAGCTCAAACAATAACGAATATGGAGAGGAGCAGGGCAATGGGAACGGTCTCTGTTATTCAG ACCAGGATGTCTCCAGATGTTATTCCACCATGGACGGACGCCACACCCCCCAGAGCAGAAGGCCTACGACTGACCGAGAG GTCTCCCATAAACAGATGACACAACTTATTctgttctctctcctccatcagaAACAGCCTGCGAGAGCCATTTATGATTTTAAGGCACAAACGGCTAA GGAGCTGACATTTAAGAAGGGTGACGCGGTGAACATCATCCGGCAGATAGACAACAACTGGTATGAAGGAGAGCACCGCGGGCGCGTCGGGATATTACCCATTTCCTACGTGGAG AGGATGCCGTCGTCAGAGAAGCAGCAGCCGATTCGTCCTCCTCCGCCCGCACACGTGAGAGAGATCGGAGAGGGAGTGGCTCGCTACAACTTCAATGCCGACACCAATGTGGAGCTGTCGCTAAGAAAG ggcgAGAGAGTAGTTGTGATAAGGCAGGTGGACCAGAACTGGTACGAGGGGAAGATCCCGGACACAACCAAACAGGGCATCTTTCCTGTGTCATACATTGACATCATCAAGCGCACCACGGCCAAGAGTTCCAGCCACCACATAGACCCACACGGTTACCCTGGCAACCGGACACCAAGCTCTACACCCATCAAG CCTTTCTGCCACCTCCCTCCGCCCTCCGCCACTCGTGACCTCCCCTCCCGTCGCCCCCCGTTGAGAAGGCTTGACCTGCGAGCTATCACCAGCGAGTGGCTGTCACTCACTTTGGAACCGGCTCGCTCCCTCACGACCACCCCTGTACCGCccacgccgccccccctccccactggcCTTGCATCTTTCCTGAAGGCAGAGGAACCCGAGGCCCCCTCGCCTGCACAACCAAAGACAGAGTCTGCTCTGACGCACCAGAGAATTCACACAACTCCTGCAGGGAGACTCACTTTAGGGCACGCCCCTTTCTCTCCACTGcctcctgcctctcctcctcttcctcctccccctgccgtTCCACATCCCTCATTTGCCTCGCCACTGCCTGACTCGTTACTGCAATACAACAGTGTCAAAGCTCAGCCATTACACATTTTGCAGCCAGAGAAGTTGCCCCTCACTATGCCAGAGCCACTAACCTCCCCCACACCGGCTCCTCTGCAGGACAAGTCGTATCCGGAAGTCGACAAAAGCAGCAAAGTCCCCGATGTTAAGCAGCAGGTAAAGGACCCCTATGACGAGCTGCTGTCCATGATTCTGGATGGTTCCACCAGCTCAGACTTTCCAAGACTGTCCCCCGCAGCCAGGCCAACCGGTGAACCCCAGAGCAGGTTTAAGCTAAAAGCCGAGGGGTCTGGCGTCGGCTTGGAGGTGCAGTTCCACCGGCCTGTAACCGTGGACACCATCACGCGGGGAGGGCAGGCAGGAAGTGAGCGACCAGTCGAGCCTCAGAGGCCACCATCGGTGAAAGGAAGGGGATACACCGAGTTGTTCATTGAGGAAGACGATGACGCTAGAGAGGACATGGGCCAGGAAGTCAAAGGTTTAAATGGAGGACTCGGCCCACAG GCTGATGTCTCTCCCTCCACTTTGACACGGCTCCCCCCCtccggcctcccccccccctcagtaaCTGCACCCCAACCCTCTTtacctccgcctcctccatcctATCCTCCTTTTACTCCGTCTTTAACTCCTCTTTCTACGTCTTCTTTTACTCCATCTTTCATTTCAACTTTTATTCCtatttcctctttgtcttcttttattcCTTCTTCGTCCTCTTGCTCACAGCCCGAGCAGCAGCCTCCTAGCCCCGCCCCTCCCAcgccccccgtctccccccgtcccccgtcccgtCCTCGCCTCATGACGTCGGAGCTTTCTTCGGTCTCGGCGCCGtcctcgcctcccccccccctgctgcgctcccctccccctcctccacagctGCCTGTCACTCGCCCTCCGAGCTTACTCTGCTTTTCTCACCTGGTTGCATCCATCCCCGCCCTGAGCCCCCCTAAGCCCGCCTCTCCTCCCCTCGCCACTCCACGCTCTCCTCCCACTGCGCCCCGTCCAGGATGTAGGTCCCCCAAGGTGAAG CAGGATCCAGTTGTCGGTGGCAAACCCCCTCGTAGCCCCATCTTGTCCCGGAGGTCCTATCTGTCCTCGGTTAGAGGTCGCAGG CGATTGGTGCAGGATGCTCTCCATGGGGGAGGA